From a single Rutidosis leptorrhynchoides isolate AG116_Rl617_1_P2 chromosome 5, CSIRO_AGI_Rlap_v1, whole genome shotgun sequence genomic region:
- the LOC139847100 gene encoding beta-amylase 8: MNNNNHSQPLQRLPRGFAAAAMGVSTTNSNSPRATRIEREKEKERTKLRERHRRAITSRMLNGFRQYGNFPLPARADMNDVLAALARQAGWTVESDGTTFRQSTHSNKLGACNVTRSVESPVSSGSLKSYSVKASIDFPSSVLEIDDSRSPVSLDSIAVSARGGSELERYSDSHINNSDDCLETDQLMQDGFNYIGTAYVPVYVMLGTGLINKFCQLVDRDAVRKELRFLKSLRVDGVFVDCWWGIVESQGPQKYCWSGYRELFNIIHEFELKLQVGLAFHEYGGNDNGEIPVSLPQWVLDIGKENNDIFFTDREGRRNTECLSWGIDKERVFKGRSGAEVYFDVMRSFRTEFDDMFIEGLITGIEIGLGPAGELKYPSFSEKMGWSYPGIGEFQCYDKYMQESLCKASNLRGHDNWGRCPENAGSYNSHPHETGFFCEKGDYDSYYGRFFLRWYAQSLIDHANTVLSLANLAFEEIQISVKIPGVYWWYKSTSHAAELTAGYYNPANQDGYSALFQFFKKYSVVVKFVCSGVHLYDRNYESLADPKGLTWQVLNSAWDVGLTVAGQNASPCYDKEVFMRLVETAKPSDDPDHHHFAYFTFQPPIPLVERTIFFSELDHFIGFMHGDNVGTEM; the protein is encoded by the exons ATGAATAATAACAACCATTCCCAACCTCTACAACGGCTGCCACGTGGTTTTGCCGCGGCGGCGATGGGTGtttccaccaccaacagcaacagccCTAGAGCCACTAGAATCgaaagagagaaagaaaaagaacgaACTAAACTCCGTGAACGCCACCGCCGTGCCATCACCAGTCGCATGCTTAACGGATTCCGTCAGTACGGTAACTTTCCGTTACCTGCACGCGCCGACATGAACGACGTACTCGCCGCCCTTGCTCGTCAAGCTGGTTGGACCGTTGAATCCGATGGCACCACTTTTCGTCAATCCACTCACTCTAATAAATTA GGAGCGTGTAATGTAACAAGATCTGTAGAGAGTCCAGTATCGAGTGGTTCATTAAAAAGTTATTCTGTGAAAGCATCGATCGATTTTCCATCATCGGTTCTCGAAATAGATGACTCTCGTTCGCCTGTTTCACTTGATTCGATTGCGGTTTCTGCTAGGGGTGGCTCGGAACTCGAGAGATACAGTGACAGTCACATTAATAATTCGGATGATTGTTTGGAGACTGATCAG CTTATGCAAGATGGATTTAACTATATAGGGACTGCATATGTCCCTGTTTATGTAATGCTCGGA ACTGGTTTGATCAACAAATTCTGCCAGTTGGTTGATCGTGATGCTGTTAGAAAGGAGTTAAGGTTTCTAAAATCGTTACGTGTAGATGGTGTATTTGTAGATTGTTGGTGGGGCATCGTTGAATCCCAGGGCCCACAGAAATATTGTTGGTCTGGATACCGGGAACTATTCAACATCATCCATGAATTTGAGCTGAAATTACAG GTTGGTTTGGCGTTTCACGAGTATGGAGGAAATGATAATGGGGAAATACCCGTATCACTCCCTCAGTGGGTTCTTGATATCGGGAAAGAAAATAATGATATTTTCTTTACAGACCGTGAAGGAAGAAGAAATACCGAATGTTTATCGTGGGGTATCGATAAAGAACGAGTATTTAAAGGAAGAAGTGGCGCTGAG GTCTATTTTGATGTAATGAGAAGCTTCCGAACAGAATTTGATGATATGTTTATTGAAGGTCTTATAACTGGAATTGAAATAGGACTGGGACCCGCGGGGGAGCTAAAATATCCCTCGTTTTCAGAAAAAATGGGATGGAGTTATCCTGGTATTGGTGAGTTCCAG TGTTATGATAAATATATGCAAGAGAGTTTATGTAAAGCTTCAAATCTACGTGGTCACGATAATTGGGGCAGATGTCCCGAAAATGCTGGTAGTTATAATTCCCATCCGCACGAAACCGGTTTCTTCTGTGAAAAAGGTGATTACGACAGTTACTACGGGCGCTTCTTTCTCCGATGGTATGCTCAGTCCTTAATAGATCATGCTAATACTGTGCTCTCTCTTGCAAACCTTGCGTTTGAGGAAATTCAAATATCTGTTAAG ATTCCGGGTGTTTATTGGTGGTATAAATCTACAAGCCATGCAGCCGAGTTGACAGCTGGATATTATAATCCCGCTAACCAGGATGGATACTCGGCTCTGTTTCAGTTCTTCAAGAAATACTCGGTTGTGGTTAAGTTTGTGTGCTCAGGGGTTCATCTTTATGACCGAAATTATGAATCACTTGCTGATCCAAAAGGGTTGACTTGGCAG GTATTGAATTCAGCTTGGGATGTAGGTTTGACTGTAGCGGGTCAAAATGCATCTCCATGTTATGATAAAGAAGTATTCATGAGATTAGTTGAGACTGCAAAGCCAAGCGATGATCCGGATCATCATCACTTTGCTTATTTTACTTTTCAACCGCCAATACCGCTTGTTGAAAGAACGATATTCTTCTCAGAATTGGACCACTTCATTGGATTCATGCATG GAGACAATGTGGGAACAGAAATGTGA
- the LOC139850050 gene encoding adenylate isopentenyltransferase 5, chloroplastic-like, protein MVIESLTDLFQTRELRFSKRYISITSETRFKKQPVIFIMGATGTGKSRLAVDIATKYSGEIINSDKMQVFKGLDIVTNKITEHEKKGVPHHMLGHIDPDYEYTAQDFCYDALAFIRRVGRSGKLPVIAGGSNSFIEKLVEDPLFGFLSKYECCFIWLDVSVPVLYSYVQRRVDQMVIEGLVDEVGGIFKPNADYTKGIRKSIGVPELENYLQAETEVNNKTAENLLQVAISDIKSNTCKLTDSQISKICRLKDELMWPINRVDATKVFKKRGKEAAAAWEEQINSPFS, encoded by the exons GTTTTCTAAGAGATATATTTCAATCACCTCGGAAACTCGATTTAAAAAGCAACCAGTCATTTTCATTATGGGAGCAACGGGCACTGGAAAATCTCGTCTAGCGGTGGACATTGCCACCAAATACTCCGGCGAGATAATAAACTCCGATAAGATGCAAGTCTTCAAAGGTCTTGATATCGTCACCAACAAAATTACAGAACATGAAAAGAAAGGTGTGCCACACCATATGTTAGGCCATATTGACCCTGATTATGAATACACTGCTCAAGACTTTTGTTACGATGCACTAGCATTTATTCGACGGGTAGGTAGGTCGGGTAAACTACCCGTGATTGCTGGTGGATCAAACTCTTTCATCGAAAAACTTGTCGAAGATCCCTTGTTTGGTTTTCTCTCTAAATATGAGTGTTGTTTTATATGGCTGGACGTTTCTGTACCCGTACTGTACTCGTATGTTCAACGACGTGTAGATCAAATGGTGATTGAAG GACTTGTTGATGAAGTGGGAGGTATATTTAAGCCAAACGCTGATTACACAAAAGGTATACGTAAATCGATTGGTGTTCCTGAACTAGAAAACTATCTGCAAGCGGAAACAGAAGTAAACAACAAGACAGCTGAAAATCTACTGCAAGTTGCAATTTCTGACATAAAGTCAAACACATGTAAACTGACCGATTCTCAGATATCGAAGATCTGTCGACTAAAGGATGAGCTGATGTGGCCGATCAATCGTGTGGATGCGACTAAAGTGTTCAAGAAACGCGGTAAGGAAGCTGCAGCTGCATGGGAAGAACAG ATTAACTCTCCATTTTCATAG
- the LOC139850051 gene encoding PRA1 family protein E-like — translation MSKSTSSGYGTLPTSTPVADQMLPPSTPNTLIARARFHTENFMARRRPWKECLNYTAITRPISYDDATRRIKRNLNYFRVNYAMVILLILFLSLIYQPVSMITFLIVFVGWFFLYFFRDPRSPVVIFNHVFDDRVVLMALSLLTVFALACTDVGVILLVAIGVGAAIVVVHAGIRSTDDLFLDEEETNDSGLVSVVGGN, via the coding sequence ATGTCGAAGAGTACAAGCTCTGGTTATGGCACACTCCCAACGAGCACCCCAGTCGCTGATCAAATGTTGCCACCATCAACACCTAATACATTGATCGCACGTGCAAGGTTCCACACCGAAAATTTTATGGCTAGGCGTCGTCCATGGAAAGAATGTTTGAATTACACCGCCATTACTCGACCAATAAGCTACGATGATGCTACACGTCGAATAAAAAGAAACCTAAATTACTTTCGAGTCAATTACGCTATGGTGATCCTTTTGATACTTTTTCTTAGCCTTATTTATCAACCGGTTTCAATGATTACTTTTTTGATAGTATTTGTTGGTTGGTTTTTCCTTTACTTCTTTCGCGATCCTCGCAGTCCTGTTGTGATTTTTAACCATGTGTTTGATGACCGTGTTGTCCTGATGGCGTTAAGTTTGTTGACGGTTTTTGCGTTGGCTTGTACTGATGTGGGAGTGATACTATTAGTGGCTATAGGCGTTGGGGCGGCAATTGTGGTGGTACATGCCGGAATAAGAAGCACCGATGACTTGTTTCTTGATGAAGAGGAAACTAATGATTCGGGGTTGGTTTCTGTTGTTGGTGGCAATTAG